From the genome of Longimicrobium sp.:
TTGCGCTTCGGCCTCGGAGACGCGCTTCAGCTGGGCCAAGCCCTTCTCGAACTCGCCGCCCACCATGCGGTCCATCCCCACGAACAGGGAGATGGCCTTGCCCACGAAGTTGTTGCGCCCGCTCATCGCCCACGTCACGGCGACGGCGCCGTTCGCGGCGGGACGGAGGGTGAACTCGACCTGGTTCGTCGCCGCGAAGGGCTTGATGAACTCCGCGCGGACGGCGACGCGGCGATGCGGGTCGATCTCGGTGAGCGTCATCCGCCCCTCGCCCGTCCTGTCGCTGACGTAGTGGTACGCCGAGCCGACGCCGGACGGGCTGCCCTCGAACGTCTTGCGCATCGACGGGTCGCCCTGCTCGAACGGGTTCCAGCGCTCCCAGCGGTGCAGGTCGCCGATCTCCGCGAACACCACCTCGGCGGGCGCGGCGATGGTGGCGGTGCGCTGGACGCGGAACGCCGCCGGCCGCGTGGCGATGACGACGCAGAGGAGGGCGATGGCGCCCAGTGCGATCTTCGCGAGCATGGGGATCCTCCCTTCGAATGAGATGATGACGGATGGCGCGGGACGGATGTGACGCGATCGCATCCGCCCCGCGGCCCGGTTGACGGTCAGGCGTGCGCCGGCTCGGCCTCGGCGGAGAGCTCGCCGACGCAGTCGCCGCCCTCGCCCTGGTAGAGCTGGCGGAGCTCGCACTCGCCTTCGCCCGCGACCTCCAGGAAGCGCCGGGTGAGCGCGATGGCCTCTTCCTTCGACTCGGCCTCGAGCAGCGCGAAGCCGCCGACGACCTCCTTCGACTCGCTGAACGGCCCGTCGGTGACGGTCACGCGGCCGCCCTCGCGGCGGATGCGGGCGCCGAGCGCGCTGGGGAGGCACCCCTCGGTGGCGATCAGGTGCCCGGAGGCCATGTACTCCTGGATGAGCTGGCCCATCGTCTCCATCTCTTCCTGCGTGGGCGGCGTGTTCCGCTCGACGGTCTTGTAGATCGACAGGAATCGCATCGTCATCTCCTTGGTGTTGGTTGACAGTGGATCAGGGGATCGACATCAGGCGGCCGCCACCTGCCGGCGGAGCCGCTCCTCCTGCTCGCGCAGCTCGGGGGTGAGCTCGGGGCCGAAGTCCTCGGCCTCGAACACCTGGCGGATCTCCACCTCGGCCACGCGGCCGGGGCTCGGGTTCGGCGCGCGCTTCACCCACTCCACGGCCTCGTCGCGCGAGCGGACCTGGATCAGCCAGAAGCCGGCGAGCAGCTCGGGCGTGTTGGCGAACGGCCCCTCGATCACGCTCCGCTGGTCGCCGTCGAAGCGGATGCGGACCCCCTTGGCGCTGGACTGCAGCCCCTCGGCGGCCAGCAGCACGCCGGCCTTCACCAGCTCCTCGTTGAACCGGCCCATCTCGGTGAGCAGCTCCTCGCTCGGAAGGACGCCCGCCTCGCTGTCGGGAGAGGCCTTGACCAGGATCATGAACCGCATCGTCGTGTCTCCGTGCTCGGGTTCGCGAGCGGGTTCCGTCCCGCTCTCTACATGGGGCGACGAACCAGGAGGGGCGAGATCGACAAAATTCCACCGGCCTATCTGGGCCGCCTGCAACGAGCCATTCATGGAGATAATAACGGATGGTCACACGGAGGGAACGGAGGCCCTGAGCTGAGTTCCTCCGTTACCTCCGTTCCCTCCGTGTGACCCCATTTCTGAAGAATTGTCCGCGGGATTGGAGCCGGTCGTCGGCGACGGTAGATTTGCCCTCCCTCTCGTCCAACCATTCCGACGCCGATGAAGATCACCGCGATCGAGCCGCAGAAGCTCCACCCCGAGCGCGTGAACGTG
Proteins encoded in this window:
- a CDS encoding SRPBCC family protein; this translates as MLAKIALGAIALLCVVIATRPAAFRVQRTATIAAPAEVVFAEIGDLHRWERWNPFEQGDPSMRKTFEGSPSGVGSAYHYVSDRTGEGRMTLTEIDPHRRVAVRAEFIKPFAATNQVEFTLRPAANGAVAVTWAMSGRNNFVGKAISLFVGMDRMVGGEFEKGLAQLKRVSEAEAQRNDSRRVAVAG
- a CDS encoding YciI family protein, which codes for MRFLSIYKTVERNTPPTQEEMETMGQLIQEYMASGHLIATEGCLPSALGARIRREGGRVTVTDGPFSESKEVVGGFALLEAESKEEAIALTRRFLEVAGEGECELRQLYQGEGGDCVGELSAEAEPAHA
- a CDS encoding YciI family protein; amino-acid sequence: MRFMILVKASPDSEAGVLPSEELLTEMGRFNEELVKAGVLLAAEGLQSSAKGVRIRFDGDQRSVIEGPFANTPELLAGFWLIQVRSRDEAVEWVKRAPNPSPGRVAEVEIRQVFEAEDFGPELTPELREQEERLRRQVAAA